In Ignavibacteria bacterium, the sequence TTGAACTATCACCGCAGGGAGCGCAAACACGGCAAATCAAGGTGGTCTTTTTTCAAGAGGCTTAAGCTTGCATTCGATACATTTTTCGGCTTCTCAGCGCGCCCGTTAAGAATTGCCTCATTTATCGGAATGCTTACATGGGTTCCCGCATTCCTGCTGGCGCTGTATATAATTCTGCGAAAAATCCTGCTGGATGCTCCACTGTTCGGAGTTCCGGCGCTCATAGCCTCCATTTTTGTAACGGGCGGGCTTATTCTGCTGAGCATTGGCATTGTTGGCGAGTACCTGTGGCGTAATTTTGATGCGACACGTAAACGCCCCACATTTATAGTGGAAGAAACAAAAAATATATAGTACAGATATCCGCATTCTGCGAGGGCGATTTATCGCCCGCGGCAGTCTTATCAAAGCCGCCGGATTCCTTTTTTTATCAGAACGATTTTAACTTCAATGATAGAGCTTCCTGTAATACATTTCGACTGCCTGCATTTTTACGGAGACAGGCCATGCAAGCCTAACAAGGAGCATGGTGTATTCTGCGGAAGCTGTTCATATTATGAAAAGGACCCTGGGATAAATGAGCCGTTCCCGGATATCCCGCAGACCGGGGCACACAATGATACGGAAGGCGAAAAAAAGATAATTATTGTTAAGCTTGATGCCGTTGGCGATGTACTGCGGACAACTTCTGTTCTGCCAAGCCTTAAGGAAAAATATATTGATTCAAACATAACGTGGATAACCAAGGAACGCTCTTACGAGGTACTGAAGGATAATGACATGATAGATGAAATTTATTTCACTACCGATGAGCTTGACCATGTTTACAATGATACGTTCGATATTGCAATAAATCTGGATAGCGGCAGCGACAGCTGCGAAATAATGAGAAGGATCAATGCAAAGCAATCATACGGCTACACGCTTGCAAACGGCAAGCCCTACCCGGTTAACAACGCCGCGAATGAGTGGTACCTGATGGGAATAAATGATGATGTAAAAAAACAAAACACTAAAACTTACCATCAGATAATACACGAAATATGCGCGCTGAATTATGAAAATTCAGAGCCGTACATTTATATGCCCGCGGAAAAAAGAAAACGCGCAGGTGAAATTTCAGAAAAATTTTCATTGGGCAGCTTCAGCAGAATGATACTTATCAACCTGGGCGGCGGTAACCGCTGGCAGTATAAAAAATGGACCGCCGAAGGCTATACTGAGCTCGCGGGCAGTTTAAGCAGCGGCCACCCTGATACTGCCATAGGCATTATTGCCGGCGATGAGGACAGGGAGTTTTACAATGAAATCACCGCTAAATTAAAACAGCTTAACAGGAGCAATATAATATTTTTCGGAACTGAAAACTCCATGGAAGATTTTATCTGCATAGTATCACTTGCGCAGGAAGTATTTACATCTGATTCCTTATGTTTTCATATAGCAACAGCTTTAGGCAAATATACCATAGTGGTGGTTGGACCCACATCTTTTACAGAGCTTGATGTTTTCGGCAACGGCAGGGTGGTTTATTCGCACAAAGTTGATTGTCTTTGCTGCTACCTTAATAAATGTTCAAAAACCGTAACATGCATGAATACCCTTTCTGCAGGAGATATTTCAGAACTTTTCAACGTAAATTAAGGCTGAAAATTGAAAGTAGTTTACCTCACTTCTGAAAGCTATATAGACCACAGCTATACTGTTGTACAGGAGCTAAAGAAACATATTGACCTGCAGATCTTTCTGCAGGCAAGGGAATCTACAATTGAAATTGACAGGTGGTGTAAAAAGTTCAGCGCTGAATTTGTTCCTCGCAGAAGATTCAGAAATCCGCTGAGCTTTATCAGTGAAATTTTATTTTTACTTAAGATCAGGAAAATGAAGCCGGATGTGGTATGGTTCAACACTATGACCGTTTACCAGGTGCTGCTGGCTGATATCCTGCTGAGGAAATTTTTGGTTGTAATGCATGATGTTGACCTGCACCCCGAAAGCGGCGACAGGCACGGGCTTTTTTCAGTTAAGATGACAATGAAGCTTGCCCTTAAGAAGATATGCGCGGCAAGCATAACGCAGGCTGAGATATTTAACAGGCAGCACGGTTTTTATCCGCCTGTATTCAGGCTGCCGGTTATAAATTATTACAAAGAAACCGGCGAAGAAGTACCCCCCAGAATACCATCAGGTAAGGTAAGGTTCTTTTTCTTCGGTTCAGTTGAAAGATACAAAGGCATTGAAACACTGCTTGACGCAGCGGAGCTGCTAGAAAAAAAAGGACTTAAGTTTGAGCTGAACATTTACGGAAGAATAAAATACAGCGAAGAGCTTATTGTTGACCGCATAAGGAATCTTGTTAACGTAAGCATTCATAATGAATTTATTGATTACAGGAAGATACATTCAATATACAGCAGCAATGATGTATTGATACTGCCCTACAGGCAGGTTACACAATGCGGACCGCTGCTTATTGGCTACAGCGAAGGTGTGCCGGCAATTTGCAGTGATCTTCCGGGGTTCAGAGAGTATGTAACCGATGGAGTTGACAGCATGATCTATAATAATTCAGCCGAAAGCCTTGCGGAAAAGATGGAAGAAATTATAAAAAACCCGGAAATTATCAAAAAGCTTTCCGCGGGAATTGAAGGAAATGCTACGAAAAGATTTTCGATGCAGGCACTGGCGGGTGAATACATCGAAAATTTTAAAAGGCATGTGTGACCCCTACGGGGTTTGAAATAGTATTATAGTACAGCTATTAAGTGATTTACTTTGAGTTCAAAATAAGTTCTTAGTGACTATAAAGAACGAATAAATCATAAAGCAGTCATAAAATATAAAAAGCCGTTAAATAAATATATTTTAAATGCTTCAAGATATGGCTATTTTAGCGGTTGTAAATTAAAAATTACAGTAACTAAATGAAAATACTGGTAACAGGCGGCGCGGGATTCATAGGCTCACATGTGGTTGATGTGCTGATGGAACAGGGGCATACACCAGTAATTTATGACCTTGAAGCGCCGGTTTACGGGCAAAAATGTGAAAATATTACCGGTGACGTTAACGATACTGAAAAGTTCAAAGCTGCATCAAAAGGTTTTGACGCCATATATCATATGGCTGCGCAGGCAAATGTGAATATATTCTTTAATGAACCTGTTGTTTCTAACCTGAACACATCTAACTCCACAATTAACGTGCTGGAAGCTGCGCGGGAAAATAATGTGGGACGCGTACTGCTTTCATCAACTGAGTGGATTTACGGCAGCGTGGAAGGTGATGATGAATCACAAATAACCGAAGAGACAATTTACGCTCAGAACCCGGACCATTTATACACATCTTCAAAAATTGCCGCTGAGATGTTCTGTAAAAATTATAAAAATCTTTACGGTGTTAATTTTACGATAATGCGCTACGGAATACCATTCGGTGAGCGCGCCAGAGCGGCGACAGTTACTCCAATATTTATAGATAAAATTTTAAAAGGGGAAGAAATTACAATTCACGGCACCGGAAGCCAGACACGGCAGTTCATTTATGTGCGCGATCTTGCCGAAGGCAATGTAAGCTGCTTAAAACCCGAAGGCGAGAACCAGGTATTCAATATAAACGGCAGGGAAGTTATAAGGGTAATTGATATTGTAACAACGCTTGAAGAAATACTTGGAATAAAAGCTAGGGTAAAGTTCATAGAAGACAGAATGGGTAATTATAAAGGCAGGTTTATTTCAAGCGAAAAAGCTGAGCGAATGCTCGGCTGGAAGCCGAAGTATTCATACCGCGAAGCTATGGAAAAGTATGTGAAGACGGTTGTGCAATGAGCAATTATCAATTAACAATGAATAATTAATAATTTTTCAACTCCGTTAGGAGCGTAATGTTTGTAGAAAGATCATATGTTATAATTGAGCTCCGTAGGAGCGGTATGATATTTTGACAAAGCTAAGTTATTTCGTAGATAAGTAAATATATATCCAGTAAAAATTGAGATACCCGCATACGCGGGTATGAAGAAAAAATGAATAAAGTTTTAGTAATTGGAGGAGCGGGATATCTTGGGTCGGTGCTTACTGAGCAGCTTCTGAACGAAGGGTATTCAGTCAGAATACTGGACAGCTTTATTTACGGCAAGCGTTCTGTGGAAAAGTATACTGGCGATAAAAGGGTAGAAATTACCGAAGGCGATATCCGCAATATTGAAACTGTTAACACCGCTATTCGCGATACTGAAAGTGTAATTCTGCTTGCCGCTGTTGTTGGCGATCCCGCAAGCAAAGCAAGGCCTGAGCAGACAGTTGAAACGAATTTTCTGGCCGCGCAGGTAGTAGCTTCATCAGCGAAGCTGGCGGGAGTCAGCAAATTCATTTATGCATCCACATGCAGCGTTTATGGAGTAGGAAGCGATATACTTGATGAGGAAGCGCCGCTGAATCCTGTGAGCCTGTATGCCAAAACAAAAATATCCAGCGAAGAAAGCATTATGGGCATTGCTGACGGGAATTTTAAGCCTGTTA encodes:
- a CDS encoding glycosyltransferase family 9 protein gives rise to the protein MIELPVIHFDCLHFYGDRPCKPNKEHGVFCGSCSYYEKDPGINEPFPDIPQTGAHNDTEGEKKIIIVKLDAVGDVLRTTSVLPSLKEKYIDSNITWITKERSYEVLKDNDMIDEIYFTTDELDHVYNDTFDIAINLDSGSDSCEIMRRINAKQSYGYTLANGKPYPVNNAANEWYLMGINDDVKKQNTKTYHQIIHEICALNYENSEPYIYMPAEKRKRAGEISEKFSLGSFSRMILINLGGGNRWQYKKWTAEGYTELAGSLSSGHPDTAIGIIAGDEDREFYNEITAKLKQLNRSNIIFFGTENSMEDFICIVSLAQEVFTSDSLCFHIATALGKYTIVVVGPTSFTELDVFGNGRVVYSHKVDCLCCYLNKCSKTVTCMNTLSAGDISELFNVN
- a CDS encoding NAD-dependent epimerase/dehydratase family protein; protein product: MKILVTGGAGFIGSHVVDVLMEQGHTPVIYDLEAPVYGQKCENITGDVNDTEKFKAASKGFDAIYHMAAQANVNIFFNEPVVSNLNTSNSTINVLEAARENNVGRVLLSSTEWIYGSVEGDDESQITEETIYAQNPDHLYTSSKIAAEMFCKNYKNLYGVNFTIMRYGIPFGERARAATVTPIFIDKILKGEEITIHGTGSQTRQFIYVRDLAEGNVSCLKPEGENQVFNINGREVIRVIDIVTTLEEILGIKARVKFIEDRMGNYKGRFISSEKAERMLGWKPKYSYREAMEKYVKTVVQ
- a CDS encoding glycosyltransferase family 4 protein; the encoded protein is MKVVYLTSESYIDHSYTVVQELKKHIDLQIFLQARESTIEIDRWCKKFSAEFVPRRRFRNPLSFISEILFLLKIRKMKPDVVWFNTMTVYQVLLADILLRKFLVVMHDVDLHPESGDRHGLFSVKMTMKLALKKICAASITQAEIFNRQHGFYPPVFRLPVINYYKETGEEVPPRIPSGKVRFFFFGSVERYKGIETLLDAAELLEKKGLKFELNIYGRIKYSEELIVDRIRNLVNVSIHNEFIDYRKIHSIYSSNDVLILPYRQVTQCGPLLIGYSEGVPAICSDLPGFREYVTDGVDSMIYNNSAESLAEKMEEIIKNPEIIKKLSAGIEGNATKRFSMQALAGEYIENFKRHV